The Augochlora pura isolate Apur16 chromosome 4, APUR_v2.2.1, whole genome shotgun sequence genome segment ACTCCCATAGCAgcattctataaaaatattagacagAGCTAAGATCAATACTAACAGAACACTAAGATCACCGAACACTAAGATCAATACTAACAATCTGTGTTGCAGTTTTATGTAGTTCACTGGCTGAAAGTACTATAGTGAAAGAGGGCACAAGCaactattatagtatataccaGATGTAGATAATGTCAATTTCTATCACtacaattttgttacttttctatttctactttattaatttcattaataattaggTATGACGAGTaaactgtatattaatattacaaacgTTTGATTCGCTTACTTACTATCGCTTTAACAAATAACTTAATTAACTAACGAAACGCCTATTTAAAATTAGTCATCTCAACCTTACATTACAATTATTCTACTACTATTCGAAACATATCTTGATGTGTATTAAGTATTATTCGCAAATTCACTGGTAAATGTGGTTGATAATTCTACGAGGTCAAAAGtataaatcgaatatcgcGCCGCGTGTTTCAGATGTTACGCGAGGTTTGAATGCGCAGAACATAGATGCGCGAAAAGAGTAAGACTGCAAGCATAGTAACATGAGACTGCCTAGTTTTCTGGTACATGTGGAACTCGCATTATAGAGTCCGCTGAgttctttctgtctctcttgaTCATCGTTTGTTCCTTTTCTAATGTTACTAAATTGCTAGATGAAGAAACTCTTGAATTGAGAGACCACTATATTGTCTTACAAGTGAATGCAGTTTTACCCTAGATGACACTGTAGACCAATATAGGTTAACTTTGTTTGACATGTCAGAATTGTTTCTCAACTAATTGTGTGTTTATCTGCTGTTCAAATCATTGGTGTCGCACATGTAAATTACAATGGGTTTGTTAACCGtgcttaaaaaattgaagcaaaaggaaaaagaaatgcGAATTTTAATGTTGTATGTATTTACTTTGTAATATCTTTTAGTATAATGTTACTTGAATAAATTTGTCTATATTCctgataaaatttgttcatataatttcataaggagtattcgataaaataatagaatgttttttaatctgtataaacatttgttttatagaGGTTTGGACAATGCTGGTAAAACAACAGTGTTAAAAAGGATCAATGGTGAACCAATTGACACAATATCACCAACTCTTGGTTTCAACATTAAAACATTGGACCACCGTGGATATAAACTCAATATATGGGACGTGGGTGGTCAGAAATCATTACGCTCGTATTGGAGAAACTACTTTGAATCTACCGATGGACTTATTTGGGTAATAGACAGCGCAGATAGGAGAAGACTGGAAGATTGCAAAACGGAATTGTATAAACTTTTAAAAGAGGAAAGATTGGAAGGTGCAAGTCTTCTAGTACTTGCAAACAAACAAGACTTACCCGGAGCAATGTCTACATCAGACATTGCAGAAGTTTTGGAGTTGCCAAGCATCAAAACACATCACTGGCAAATATTTAAGTGTTCAGCAGTTACTGGAGAAAACCTGGTAGAAGGAATAAACTGGATTGTGGATGATATCTCTGcaagaatattttacatagaCTAATGCTGTGAACATACTCAATTCAATTGTGCTAGTATTGtaacttttttactttatttattttttgttccATGAAGAAAGAAGTAATGcgattattactttttttacatgaacaattgtttatataatgttaaaatgacTTAATAAATTCACAATTTTCCTCAATGTTTAAATCTAATTTCCTTTCCTTAAAATTGATTGTTATTTCTTCTTTGTCTTTTTCGTCTTCTTTGTCGCTTTTGATTCAGTGccctcttcctttttctttggTTTAGGATGTTTAGGagcctttttcttcttttcaggCTTTGGTGGAGGAGGCTCTGTGTCAGGATATTGAGTTATATAAACCGACTTTAACAGATCTAGATTCACAGTGTTCTTTGAACCAGCAAATGCCTTGGTAATAGCATCTAGCAAAGTTGGAGACAGCTTAAGTTTGAAGGATTTTACCAGTTGTATGAAGCGTGCTGTAAacgaaaaaatgaattaatcatTCCTATATTGCTACTACAATCTTTGTACATAAGAGATTCGTGTCAACTTGATGAAATGAACTTCCGTACATTTAGGGACAATGCCGTCCTCAAGGGAAAGGATAAAGTGACCGAAGTTCTTGCgtagttttttctttttcggttTCATTGCCTCGTAGTTAgctcttttaaatattaacgccATTACATCCGGTCCCACAATCTTGTGATTACTGAGTATCCCTTCTAATTTAACTTCCAAACTGGGTCTATCTTCTTCAATGGTTTGGAGTTCGGGTAAAGCATTTTTCTTCGCCCAGATGTGCGAGAGATCCAAAACCCGCAGCTGACTTCCCGGAGACACTTGAGGCGTGACTGCTCGTATAAGTTCAAGCGCACCCTCCGCCTTCAAGGGATTGTTACCTATATGCAGCTCCTCCAGCGTTTCGTTTTTCGCTAGACCTCTAGCAATTATTGCAGCGTCCTCCTCGTTAAACCTGTTTCCTGGAAAAAAGTCATTACTGTATTAAATCTCATTAACTCCATCTGGTCTCCTGAAGCATAAAGAGTTCCTGGGCTCTATTGGATGAACCAAATTGTTACCAGTCATGATCAGTTTCTTCACGGGTGGAGAATgggataataataatcgtagaTAATTCACGCATTCATTGCCCAACGCATTCCATGATAAATCAAGCTCCTCCAACACCTCGTTGGTTTCTAACGCTTTGCATAACTTCTTCCACGTTTCCGCACTGTACAAAGAATTCCATGATAATCTCAGCTTCGTTAACGTATCAGAAGCCGTGATCAAATGGTTTAGATCATTGGCGCAGGCTTCGTCCAACTGATTATCATTCATAATAAGTTCCTTTAGGTGATCGCTCTGACAAACTGCTTCTGCAATGTACGCAAAGCCTTCGGCACCAAGGTTGCACTCGGAGACATCTAATTCTGCCAATGTTTGGCTATCGGAAATCCCATCTTGCAGTCTCCACGCACCCTTAGGACCTATTCGACACCCTGCTAATACCATTTTGTGGATAGTGTTGTTGGTCTGAAGTAACTCGCTGAGGTGATAGCAGGCGTCCTCTGATAACCAATTTCCCTGAAGTGTAGATCAATGTCAGGCCCTAACatctaacaaatattttacgataagATATATTACTGTTACCGTAAGGTCGACTACGTCCACCGTATGGTTCAGCATCAAAGCCTCGCAGAGGGGTCGGACGATCCTCGGATTCATTCCATAGTACTGCagatcgattttattcgacagaAGCATCTGCTCCAACCCCTTTATATGCTGAAGCTTCGCCTTCTCTACCAtggctttaaaaaattctacacCGTGGTTACTGTAGCTGTCTGTTTGCTCTTGCAGGATCCAGAACGCAGGTGTTATGCCAGGATCATCGGGTATCGGAAACGAGGTGTGAAGATTGCGCAATTTCATCTGGGAGTTGCTGATCTCGATATGTCTGAGACAATTGTAGAGAGATCCCTCCGAGGATTCCTCGCTACCCTCCTCGGATTCATCTTCCGGCGTGATCAAAGTCTCCTCGGATCCTTCGGTTTCGTCCTTCAACTGAAAGTTCAATgcgtatataaaaaatgttctcaTCTTTTTCAAAGAAGATACGAGACTAAAATTACACCAATTAGCTGGCGTAGTTTCTCCTTCCTTTCTTCAGTCTTGATTGCAATTCTCTCGGCGCCTATGTCGCGAAATGTCAAGTCCGCGTATATGTCTATCAATTCCGGCGGCTTTAATGCGTCTTTCACGCTTTCCTTTCTTTCAACTATCTCGTCGAACTCCTTGTATTCTCCTTCTTCATATTCGTATTCGTACCCTTCGCCTTCTCCTCCGTCGTCAGGCGGCCATATTTGGTAATCGGAATAATCTGATACTTCGGTAAGATAGTCATCTGCCGCATActataaaaagattttattaaatcatgaCTATGCAAACGTTGCATTGTTACGTATGCATGTACATACCTTAGTCTCCATGTTTCGTCTAAATCTCGTTCCTCTTTCGACTATCAAACGCAAAAAACGGATACGACTTCTTTATGTAAAACAAGTTTCACTTCACGTCATAAATATCATTCTCAAATCAattgatgaataaaaaaactgtaacatgtaaaatgataaaatagaaatggagCTCAGCAAGACGGTCAAAATGTTAAATTCaggttatatttatttactgttttgTTATCGATGGATAGCTGTTTCCAAGAGATCACGCTACGACGTCGCAGGGGGTGAAAATCCGAGGCGCCATAAATTCTCGATCGCGTCGTTAGTAAAACAAGAACCTGCTTAGACGTTTCATGCATGATTCAGCTGATTCCTATAGAAATGTAGACTATGTATTACAACTTTCTACAGAATTTCATTGAAGTTGTTCTGCCATATGACGTCGAGAATAGACATTGTGCAACCGATTCGATGCAGCATTCCTGAAAAGAGAATAGTCAAAGTTGAGTTGGGTTTTAAGGGTTTCGCTTTGAGGACGCTTTATCTTTTACCTCGTTGACGTGGCTTAGCTGCAGCCACGGCTGCGCATTTTCTCAAGGCATCTCATTTACGCCACGGCGTCGGTGTCGGAACACGAGGTTCACACGGGCCTTATTCGGCTACTGGCAGGGCTGACTCATTTACCGAGTATTCGTCAAGTGGCTCTTCTGGAccattgtattgtaatttcgACAGATCGTTCATTCAACGTGGTCACGCGGGCGTCCGCGGTCCGTGGTCAAGATCGCCCAATGGCTACCGTTGTCTCGGCCACGAAATTGCCCACACGGGGTCTTTGTTGATCGCAGACGCGCTTTCGATGATAATGAACAGCATTATCCTCAATGAAACGATCTATTGAAATCTGTGGCGCGACGAAATCCGGATCCGTGTGCCACGAGGTTGTTCACCGTAGCTTTCGAAACGATTTACGCTCCTATTATTTCAAAGGGAAAATACAGGTCCTTTGCTTCTTGTCTTTAAGTGTAGGATTATGGAAGATGAAGCAAGTATGAAGAAGAATCAAGAATGAATATGGGGGCGCGATTAGGAATGTTATACAGAAAGTTCGACTTAAGTGATCTATGTCGAATAAGTACAATTGTTCTTTCTGttgaaaagttatttaacGTCTCTATTTGAGCTAATAAAATCATCAATGTACTGTGTTTTTGAACTCTCATATGCCTGTCGTTTCTCTACTTGACTTATTCCACGGCGTTGAATTAGTACACCCCTACGAAGTcagtaaaatagaaagacaACTTGAGACAAGATGACAATAGACCCGAAGGTTCACCCTATCCTACTACACGTGGTTATGACTGTTTTGCTCCTACATCTTTGTAGCTGCAACGTTCGCAATTGACACGTTCGTATATGTATCGTTGTCGGTATTTTCCGTCATCGAAGGACAAGTATTAAAGGCGTTTAAATCgttcaaaaaatattgacgTCGTGATCGATGCCGAACTGCAGCTGCTCCCGGAAGGCACGTCTACCATCGATTCTGCGTTCCCGGTGATTTGAATGCAACCTGCGCGGGCGTTGGCCGTAGCATCACCACGTGAGAGAATTCGTTCGTGGTTGGTTCGCGCTCGTTGTAGctgaatgataaaaaaaaacgccACTCGGTCTCGAAGGGTTGtactttttattgaaacttttTCAATCTTCGTAACCTTAGGTGAGAAAAACTTGGCGCGTTGGCGGAGAGGGCGAGGGGCGGTCGGAAGGagcttatttatttacacgcaCTTACTCGTACACATTTTTTCCTTCGGTATCTGACACGGGGACTGATCACATCTATTCGATTATCCATTAGCTATCTACGGTGGACCTTGGGGCATTAATTCCTCGGGGGTGCGATACAAATTGTCGCGCGTATCGATCGTCTTATTCGACCGACAAGCTCTCGTGAAAAATCAGGAACACGTTCGAGGAACCATTGTCCGTGGTCACTTAATCAATTAATAcaagacaataaaataaaaataatataatataaaataatataatatatatatttttttcatcggttctatgtatatattttttgtataagaATATAGacttctttataaaataaagtatctgttatacaaattttattccttccGTTAGAACATACGGTTACCGCCTAATACGATTTATGCGCCTTCCTCTTCGTTAAAGTCTAGTGTACGCGCGATTTCGTGCGACCAGCAGATCGCGACACGCTGGAACGATactaaaagaagaagaatagatacataaaaattgcacaTCTAAAGGGGGTCGGGGTTCGGGATCGTGGATGAAACGGGGGGCGGAGGGGTGGGTCCAAGGAAGCTTCGTAAAACGGCGAGGGGACACGGAACTATGTACGTTGGGGCTCTATTTACACCGATGACTCCATGTTGGAACTCTGGATGACGTCGGTCAAACTGATCGTTGTCGATCCacaaaattagataaatttcATCGATCGATAATAGCACTgtcaaaaatgttaatttgcTATCGAGAAGCTAAACACAGAATCAAAGCTCGTATAAATCGTGGAACGATTAATTTgtcaaatttcatttgcacCTAGATGTTCTACAGTCTACTCCTACAAAAAGAAGAGATCAAAACTTATAAGATCAAAAGTGATTCGGTTCGAGTGGGAAGCTACTACGATCGTCAATGTCTCTCTTTCGAGAGATGGAATCGACCGATAACAATCGTTGACGACAATTAATCGTGTCGAGGGTCCAAAGGGATGGGACGGGATCGGTGATAGGGGCGAGAATGAGAAAGTCTTACGCACGATATCCTCTCTCTACGAGTATCACAATAATATCGTCCGACGGAACGTCCGAAGCCTGCGTTCGCGCAGAATAGTTTGTCTACGTCTCTACGAATGCCCGCATCACTCGGACATCTCAGCTTCGGAGAACGGAAGGGGACCACGATCTACGCCATGGTCTACGATTAACGCGGATACAACGTCGAATCTTAAACCTTAAGACAGTTGTGGGGGATTTGGAATGGGACGAGGGATGGTGTGAACGGGGACTTTATAGGAGATACAAGCTTAGCGAAATTAATAAGTACGAgttatgtacatatgtacaacGATAAAACGACTCGGCGTTATCAGTAAAATTGTGTATCGTCGATCGGTTATTGTCGTGTATCGTGAAATCGCCGGAAGCACGGAGCATAGGTAGACAGAAAGCGTAAACTGGATTGCACCTCGATACctgataaaagaagaattctCTTGAACTATTACCTCTCTATCTACCTAGTTCCGTATCACTCGCTGTCTGTAAACTATGGCAGAACAGGGTCACTGGGACCCCTCCGGACTCGCGCTTAGAAATACATAGTATGACAGCTACACGCGGAAACGATTGCCACAGATTAATAACACTGTACAACAAATCTCAGCCTTCTCTCGAACGTGTATAACATTGGGCAAGCGTTCCTTACAGATACTCGagaataaataagaaacgTTTGTTCGAAGTTAAACGTCCAAACCTGTGTTGCACAGCGTGGTTCGCGATAACCCTATTTCACGACGCTCTTATTGTCCTTAAATTGTCATCGGCATCCGCAATGTTGGCATGGAGTTACACGTGCACAGTTAACACTTGATGGGGCACCGACGTCTGGCTGGTTCCTGGCTGCTGATGAGAATACGATGGTTCCTGTAGTCTGGGTTTGCTGTACGGTTTATGAAGTCCCTCCTCGTAGCTGAAGCTGGCCGTGTTGTTCCTCGCTTCGGCGCTGGGCGCTTTGTAAAGAGGCGGCAGACGATGTCTGCCCTCTTCGGAGACCATCTCCAAACTTTCCTCGGTCGCGCCGAGCGCGCCCAGCGAGGTCCCCGACAACGGCCTCACGACGGAGACCCTGGGTTCGCCTGGGTCCTGGTCTTTCAAAGGATTCGCGTATCTCCTCAGGTTCTCTTCGTTCTGAAGGTTGTTGGACTTCTCGTCCAGGTCGCTGCGATGTCTGTGCAACGAGGTCTCGCTATTCGTCGTCGCCGTCAAGCTAGACCGTTGCCTGACGGACCGAAGGTACCACAACCCGCCGAATAGAGCTAGCACTAGCACGGTGGCTAGGGCGCCGCCCAAGACGGCCACGTAACTGCCAGCACTGCTGGCGTTCGCCGAGCTCGGCTCGCTGAGCAAGGCCGTCTCCACCTTGACCTCCAGCACGGAGGCCAGAGCGAGAGGTCTTCCCAGCGGTCTGCTAAGTGCTTCGCCAAGATCTCTGGCTGCGTCTGCAGCTGCTTCGGAGAAGATGGTCACTTCCACTGTATCGTTGTCTCCTGGCTTCAGGTCGCACAGAAGGACGATCGACTGTGGCCTCCTGGGGTCAGCCAACAGCTTTCTTAGGCGTCTGCAAAGGATCTCGACCGAGGTACCCGCGGCTAGATTATCTCTTCTCAGCAAGATGGTGAGCCTGGAACACGTGGGGCCCGGCGTAGCCTGGCCGGGCCAACAGGATGGTGGCGCGGGTAGAGCAGGCGGACCGACTCTTCTGCCAGTCTCCACCGGTCTGCACTCTCCCCATGCTGGACAGGGTGGCGAGAGGCAGCTCTCGCTGGGGCTGGGCACGCAGACTTCGTGAGCCAGGCAGGAAGTGCCGTTCAGACAGTTCCCAGGTCCACACCAGATATTGCTGCACTGGTTCTTCCCGTTCCGACACTCGCAGATGTTGCAATCGTCGTCGCAGCTGGCCACCATGCAACCCGGACCCCCAGCAGTGCGGATCTCGCAACGAGCTCCGCTCCTACCTGGCGGACAGATGCAGGAATAGCTCGCTATACCATCGACGCACGTGGAGCCGCTGGTGCACGGATCGCTGGCGCACTCGTTCACGTTTATGCGGCAGTCGGGGCCCGTGAATCCCGGAGCACATTCGCATCTGAACCAGTTAATCCCGTCCACGCATTTACCACCGTTCAGACAGGGCAACGGTTGACAATCGTCGACGTCCCGGCGACAATTCGGACCCTCGAAGCCTTCTCTGCAGACGCATCTGTAGTTCCCATCGGCGGTGTTCACGCAAGTAGCGCCGTTTTCGCAGGGATTGCTCGCGCAGGCTGGAGAAGCTATGTGACAGGCTGCGCCTTCCCAATCTGGAGGACAATGGCAAGTGAACCCGTCCCCTCGGTCCTGACAAGTCCCACCGTGACGGCAAGTCCCTGGCTCGCAGTGACCACCCCGGAGGGCGCAGGTCTTGCCCTTCCATTCACCTCTGCAGATGCAGGTGAAGTCCGCGACGCCGTCCACGCAGGTGCCATTGTTGCGGCAGGGAGAGTTCATACACTCGTCGACGTCTGCAACGAAATCAATTGTTGTTTCATTATGACTGATTCTTTTCCGCGCAAAAATGAATACTGAACGGCGAGaggttataatttattctgtaGTGTCTGCATCTTTGCGTTACGAGATCAAGACCGTCGCTGGTaggaaacgagaaaaatgaaCAGCAATGCACAAGACCGGACTGTGGGTAGAGCTGTAACTTTACGAGATATCCGGGTATCTGGCTTACCCATGAGATACTCGGGTAAACCAAAATTAGTCGAGCACTCGGTTACCTAATGAGATAACTGGGTGGAGGGAATATCACTTTACGTAACAAGCCATTAgagattataatttatactgtggaaacattttaattgctttttttaaattgcgtATATGTAGATCCACGCTTGTTGCAGCATTGATCTTATTTTACGGAAGACCACAAAAAGTCGTAGCTCTTTATTATAACAGTGTTTACGTTTACGTTTAgtttaaacgaaaaatatattgtatggagatcgaacgaattttattgcgaagaaaatgaagaTAGTAATCAGCATTAGgatgataataattcttgtaACCTCTTATAAGACCTCATTTCTGTGACTGAAAGGAAGAACGTTGCAAGATTCACCAATTAGTAGTGTCTcaaattgcataatattatCCAATCTATAGAACTTGTTTTCACGATATTTTATCTGATACATGCGTATATCATACATACTACAATTCAACGAATgtattatgttaaatattttgaaattgtgaatTGCGACGTCTTTCCTTGCAGCCACAGATTTATAAGATACCCGGTTATCCGACTACTAAACCGTGTCGTGAGATACCCGGCTGTCTCATGGATAGGAAGGTACTAACTCCGGTTGTGTGTCGACCGCAAACAAGTACTCACCCTGATCACACAGGTCCCCGGTCCAGCCCTCTCTGCAAATACACTGGAACGAGTTCACCAGGTCTACGCAGGTACCCCCGTTCAGGCAAGGATTGCCCCGGCAGTCGTTGATGTTCTCGTGGCAGTGCATCCCGGTGTAGCCGGGGTCGCAGATGCATCTCCCGCCGCTGCATCTGCCTCTGCCGGCGCAGGGTGTGCCCTCGCTTCCGCAGCCGGCCTCCTCGTCCATGACGCCGAACTGCGGGTTGTGAGAGGCCGTCTCGGAGCAGTTCTTCCCCTGCCATTGTACCGGGCAGTGACAATAGTAATCGGTCTGCGTGTTGAAACAGGGCGCGGAGTTCCTGCAGGGGTTCGGGCTGCAGTGGTCCCTGTCGATCTCGCACTGATAACCGGTGAACCCGACCGGGCAGACGCACTCGTACGCGTTCACCAAGTCCCTGCACTCGCCGCCGTTCTGGCAGGGCTTCGAGGCGCACTCGTCAATGTCGACGTCGCAGTCCTTGCCCGAGTAGCCCGGGGTGCAGCTGCAGTGATAATGATCGACCAGGTCGATGCAGAGCGCCCCGTTCTGACACTGTCCCACGCAGTCGTTGATGTTCTTCGTGCAATTCTTACCCTCGAAGCCTCTCCTGCAGCGACACCTGAACAAAAAGAACGATGAACTTTCAATCCCGGTACTTCGGTTCCGAAGCCCGACTGCCAAAAGCATCGAGATTCGACTATCGGACAGTTTGATCGGTCTCATCAACAACGTTCCACGTCAAGCACTTTTAAGCGCCACTAATTCGATACGGATCGAACACGACtggttaaataaatgttagagACTCGAGCCAACAGTTGATGCGACTATAAATAACTAgatagcaaaaatattaatattcgttgGGATTGCGTCACGGCAGTTTCGTTCTACTCCACTAAAGATTAATTAGCGCACGAGCTGAAAAATCAGCGTCTGGAACCGCTCACGGTTTACCTTCATCCTGCGATATTTTACGAGGGCCGCGGATAAAGACGTTCTAATTTAGCCGGCGTTAACGAAACCGCTTTAAGGTGAACCAGTTACGAAACGCGAAAGTTTCGAGTAAGAGGCGGCAAGACGTACTTGTAATCGCCGGCGAGGTTCGTGCAGGTCAGCGAGTTCTTGCACGGGGACTCCTTCAGGGCGCACTCGTCGACGTCGAACTGGCAGAGAACGCCTTGCCAGGCGGAGGGACAGTTGCAGACGAACCCGTTCTTGCCGTCGATGCAAGTGCCGCCGTTCTGACAGGGCTGCGAGGCGCACTCGTCGATGTCGGTCGCGCAGTTGGGCCCGCTGAAACCTGCCGCGCACTCGCAGTGGGCGCTCTCCCCTAGCTCGCCCCTGCAGGTCGCTCCGTTCTGGCAGGGGTTGGACGCGCAGGGGTTGTCGACTTTCTCGCAAGTCGGTCCCGAGAATCCCTCGGGGCAGGTGCACTTGTACTGATCCGGCGCCGTGTTCTCACAGGTGCCCCCGTTCTGGCAGGGCTCGTGGGTCCCGCAATAGTTGAGGTCCTGGTCGCACAGGATGCCGCCCCAGTTCGTGTCGCAGATGCACTGCCAGCTCGAACCGTTGCAGTAGCCGTGCTTGCAGCCTGGATACGGGGTGCATTGGTCGCAGAGCTCGCCGCGCCA includes the following:
- the Arl2 gene encoding ADP ribosylation factor-like 2, yielding MGLLTVLKKLKQKEKEMRILMLGLDNAGKTTVLKRINGEPIDTISPTLGFNIKTLDHRGYKLNIWDVGGQKSLRSYWRNYFESTDGLIWVIDSADRRRLEDCKTELYKLLKEERLEGASLLVLANKQDLPGAMSTSDIAEVLELPSIKTHHWQIFKCSAVTGENLVEGINWIVDDISARIFYID
- the LOC144468642 gene encoding uncharacterized protein LOC144468642, which translates into the protein METKYAADDYLTEVSDYSDYQIWPPDDGGEGEGYEYEYEEGEYKEFDEIVERKESVKDALKPPELIDIYADLTFRDIGAERIAIKTEERKEKLRQLIGLKDETEGSEETLITPEDESEEGSEESSEGSLYNCLRHIEISNSQMKLRNLHTSFPIPDDPGITPAFWILQEQTDSYSNHGVEFFKAMVEKAKLQHIKGLEQMLLSNKIDLQYYGMNPRIVRPLCEALMLNHTVDVVDLTGNWLSEDACYHLSELLQTNNTIHKMVLAGCRIGPKGAWRLQDGISDSQTLAELDVSECNLGAEGFAYIAEAVCQSDHLKELIMNDNQLDEACANDLNHLITASDTLTKLRLSWNSLYSAETWKKLCKALETNEVLEELDLSWNALGNECVNYLRLLLSHSPPVKKLIMTGNRFNEEDAAIIARGLAKNETLEELHIGNNPLKAEGALELIRAVTPQVSPGSQLRVLDLSHIWAKKNALPELQTIEEDRPSLEVKLEGILSNHKIVGPDVMALIFKRANYEAMKPKKKKLRKNFGHFILSLEDGIVPKSRFIQLVKSFKLKLSPTLLDAITKAFAGSKNTVNLDLLKSVYITQYPDTEPPPPKPEKKKKAPKHPKPKKKEEGTESKATKKTKKTKKK
- the Ser gene encoding protein serrate; this encodes MRAAAAYVLFLAHLIQATHASGFFEVQILSLTNNRGTLVDGRCCGGGGDGGGKGGLPPCTTPCSTAFWLCLKEYQSNVTAIGSCSFGNVSSPALGQNTFTLTEPVTLQLHFTFRWTRQFTLILQARDEASAGVIEEASYSGIVLPGPTWHTLNHQGRNAHLAYRVRVQCADHYYNATCTKFCRPRNDIFGHYTCDENGDKVCIQGWKGSDCETAVCKEGCHPVHGHCNVSGECKCRHGWRGELCDQCTPYPGCKHGYCNGSSWQCICDTNWGGILCDQDLNYCGTHEPCQNGGTCENTAPDQYKCTCPEGFSGPTCEKVDNPCASNPCQNGATCRGELGESAHCECAAGFSGPNCATDIDECASQPCQNGGTCIDGKNGFVCNCPSAWQGVLCQFDVDECALKESPCKNSLTCTNLAGDYKCRCRRGFEGKNCTKNINDCVGQCQNGALCIDLVDHYHCSCTPGYSGKDCDVDIDECASKPCQNGGECRDLVNAYECVCPVGFTGYQCEIDRDHCSPNPCRNSAPCFNTQTDYYCHCPVQWQGKNCSETASHNPQFGVMDEEAGCGSEGTPCAGRGRCSGGRCICDPGYTGMHCHENINDCRGNPCLNGGTCVDLVNSFQCICREGWTGDLCDQDVDECMNSPCRNNGTCVDGVADFTCICRGEWKGKTCALRGGHCEPGTCRHGGTCQDRGDGFTCHCPPDWEGAACHIASPACASNPCENGATCVNTADGNYRCVCREGFEGPNCRRDVDDCQPLPCLNGGKCVDGINWFRCECAPGFTGPDCRINVNECASDPCTSGSTCVDGIASYSCICPPGRSGARCEIRTAGGPGCMVASCDDDCNICECRNGKNQCSNIWCGPGNCLNGTSCLAHEVCVPSPSESCLSPPCPAWGECRPVETGRRVGPPALPAPPSCWPGQATPGPTCSRLTILLRRDNLAAGTSVEILCRRLRKLLADPRRPQSIVLLCDLKPGDNDTVEVTIFSEAAADAARDLGEALSRPLGRPLALASVLEVKVETALLSEPSSANASSAGSYVAVLGGALATVLVLALFGGLWYLRSVRQRSSLTATTNSETSLHRHRSDLDEKSNNLQNEENLRRYANPLKDQDPGEPRVSVVRPLSGTSLGALGATEESLEMVSEEGRHRLPPLYKAPSAEARNNTASFSYEEGLHKPYSKPRLQEPSYSHQQPGTSQTSVPHQVLTVHV